A part of Ammospiza caudacuta isolate bAmmCau1 chromosome 7, bAmmCau1.pri, whole genome shotgun sequence genomic DNA contains:
- the PRKAB2 gene encoding 5'-AMP-activated protein kinase subunit beta-2 isoform X1, which produces MGNTTSERVSGERHGSKSQRSDGSGSSHPAKEHKIMVGSTDDPSVFSSHDSKIAGDKEFVSWQPDLEESVKPSQQARPTVIRWADGGKEVFISGSFNNWSTKIPLIKSHNDFVAILDLPEGEHQYKFFVDGQWVHDPSEPVVTSQMGTINNLIHVKKSDFEVFDALKVDSLESSETSGRDLSSSPPGPYGQEMYVYRPEERFKSPPILPPHLLQVILNKDTNISCDPALLPEPNHVMLNHLYALSIKDGVMVLSATHRYKKKYVTTLLYKPI; this is translated from the exons ATGGGGAACACCACGAGCGAGCGGGTGTCCGGGGAGCGCCATGGCTCCAAGTCCCAGCGCTCCGATGGCTCCGGCTCCTCCCACCCCGCCAAGGAGCACAAGATCATGGTGGGCAGCACCGACGACCCCAGCGTCTTCAGCTCCCACGACTCCAAG ATTGCTGGGGACAAGGAGTTTGTGTCGTGGCAGCCAGATCTGGAGGAGTCAGTGAAGCCATCCCAACAGGCTCGTCCAACTGTCATACGCTGGGCTGATGGAGGCAAGGAGGTCTTCATCTCCGGATCCTTCAACAACTGGAGCACCAAGATCCCGCTCATCAAGAG CCACAATGACTTTGTTGCTATCCTGGACCTTCCAGAAGGAGAGCACCAGTACAAATTTTTTGTGGATGGCCAGTGGGTTCATGATCCATCTGAG CCTGTGGTTACCAGCCAGATGGGCACAATAAACAACCTCATCCACGTCAAGAAGTCTGACTTTGAGGTGTTTGATGCGTTGAAGGTGGATTCCCTGGAAAGCTCCGAAACCTCAGGTCGGG ATTTATCCAGCTCCCCACCGGGACCTTACGGCCAGGAGATGTACGTGTACCGGCCCGAGGAGCGCTTCAAATCGCCGCCCATCCTCCCGCCCCACCTCCTCCAGGTCATCCTCAACAAGGACACCAACATCTCG TGtgacccagccctgctgcccgaGCCCAACCACGTCATGCTCAATCACCTCTACGCGCTCTCCATCAAG GATGGCGTGATGGTGCTCAGTGCCACACACCGCTACAAGAAGAAGTACGTCACCACGCTGCTGTACAAGCCCATCTGA
- the PRKAB2 gene encoding 5'-AMP-activated protein kinase subunit beta-2 isoform X2, producing the protein MGNTTSERVSGERHGSKSQRSDGSGSSHPAKEHKIMVGSTDDPSVFSSHDSKIAGDKEFVSWQPDLEESVKPSQQARPTVIRWADGGKEVFISGSFNNWSTKIPLIKSHNDFVAILDLPEGEHQYKFFVDGQWVHDPSEPVVTSQMGTINNLIHVKKSDFEVFDALKVDSLESSETSDLSSSPPGPYGQEMYVYRPEERFKSPPILPPHLLQVILNKDTNISCDPALLPEPNHVMLNHLYALSIKDGVMVLSATHRYKKKYVTTLLYKPI; encoded by the exons ATGGGGAACACCACGAGCGAGCGGGTGTCCGGGGAGCGCCATGGCTCCAAGTCCCAGCGCTCCGATGGCTCCGGCTCCTCCCACCCCGCCAAGGAGCACAAGATCATGGTGGGCAGCACCGACGACCCCAGCGTCTTCAGCTCCCACGACTCCAAG ATTGCTGGGGACAAGGAGTTTGTGTCGTGGCAGCCAGATCTGGAGGAGTCAGTGAAGCCATCCCAACAGGCTCGTCCAACTGTCATACGCTGGGCTGATGGAGGCAAGGAGGTCTTCATCTCCGGATCCTTCAACAACTGGAGCACCAAGATCCCGCTCATCAAGAG CCACAATGACTTTGTTGCTATCCTGGACCTTCCAGAAGGAGAGCACCAGTACAAATTTTTTGTGGATGGCCAGTGGGTTCATGATCCATCTGAG CCTGTGGTTACCAGCCAGATGGGCACAATAAACAACCTCATCCACGTCAAGAAGTCTGACTTTGAGGTGTTTGATGCGTTGAAGGTGGATTCCCTGGAAAGCTCCGAAACCTCAG ATTTATCCAGCTCCCCACCGGGACCTTACGGCCAGGAGATGTACGTGTACCGGCCCGAGGAGCGCTTCAAATCGCCGCCCATCCTCCCGCCCCACCTCCTCCAGGTCATCCTCAACAAGGACACCAACATCTCG TGtgacccagccctgctgcccgaGCCCAACCACGTCATGCTCAATCACCTCTACGCGCTCTCCATCAAG GATGGCGTGATGGTGCTCAGTGCCACACACCGCTACAAGAAGAAGTACGTCACCACGCTGCTGTACAAGCCCATCTGA